The proteins below are encoded in one region of Reichenbachiella sp. 5M10:
- a CDS encoding MATE family efflux transporter, whose protein sequence is MANILQTMYQMIDTFWLGRLGANAVASVSLSFPILFLVLSLGGGLTLAGTVIVSQYKGAGDQRMVNYSSSQTVMVIFLISIVLAIVGYHLAGPLMHLVGAGPEVFEDSVTYFQVSSWGFIFLFMFFVFQSLMRGIGEVIMPMYIVLGTVLLNLLLDPLFIFGYGPIPAYGVAGAAIASIATQGLSAVIGLLILFRGRWGITIHFSQMKFDLAWTKRLFGMGIPSSLDQSSRAAGMTVMVMLVTSYGNSIVAAYGVGARILSLVIVPALGFSIATTSLVGQNFGAGKVDRAERVGNLSALIAGVGLTIVGVLLFLFAEPLTAFFIPNDPEVIRDGAVFIKIMAPSFGCLAVQQVLNGVYNGVGLTKVSMLISVFTLWIVRFPVAFILSHKTDLSYEGIWWAFPVSNLLAAVVAWIYYKTGEWKKG, encoded by the coding sequence ATGGCCAATATACTCCAGACGATGTATCAGATGATTGATACATTTTGGTTGGGGAGGTTGGGAGCCAATGCCGTCGCAAGTGTTAGTTTGAGTTTTCCTATCTTATTTTTGGTGTTGTCACTGGGAGGAGGGCTGACTCTGGCTGGTACAGTGATCGTGTCTCAGTACAAAGGGGCGGGAGACCAACGTATGGTTAACTATAGTTCGTCTCAGACCGTGATGGTGATTTTTCTTATCTCTATTGTACTGGCTATCGTGGGGTATCATTTGGCAGGGCCGTTGATGCACCTGGTGGGTGCAGGGCCAGAGGTGTTTGAGGACTCGGTGACCTATTTTCAAGTTTCCTCGTGGGGGTTTATTTTCCTGTTTATGTTCTTTGTGTTTCAATCATTGATGCGAGGCATTGGGGAGGTAATTATGCCCATGTACATCGTACTAGGCACAGTTTTGCTCAACCTCTTATTGGACCCCTTATTCATCTTTGGTTATGGACCTATTCCTGCTTATGGGGTGGCAGGAGCGGCGATTGCAAGCATAGCTACTCAAGGGTTGTCGGCAGTTATTGGGCTATTGATTTTGTTTCGTGGCAGATGGGGTATTACCATTCATTTTTCTCAAATGAAATTTGATTTGGCATGGACCAAAAGGCTTTTTGGGATGGGGATTCCGTCCAGCTTGGATCAGTCGAGCCGTGCCGCGGGGATGACTGTGATGGTGATGCTAGTGACCAGTTATGGCAACAGTATCGTGGCAGCTTACGGTGTAGGCGCACGTATCCTTAGTCTTGTGATTGTTCCCGCCCTGGGGTTTTCTATTGCTACGACAAGCTTGGTGGGGCAAAATTTTGGAGCAGGTAAGGTTGATCGTGCTGAGCGGGTGGGTAATCTCAGTGCATTGATCGCTGGAGTAGGCTTGACGATTGTAGGTGTATTGTTGTTCTTGTTTGCCGAGCCACTTACAGCCTTTTTTATCCCCAATGACCCTGAGGTGATACGTGATGGAGCGGTGTTTATCAAGATCATGGCGCCAAGTTTTGGGTGTCTCGCTGTACAGCAAGTACTCAATGGTGTGTACAATGGCGTAGGTCTGACCAAAGTATCCATGTTGATTTCGGTTTTTACTTTGTGGATTGTTCGGTTTCCAGTGGCCTTTATATTGTCCCACAAGACAGATTTGAGCTACGAAGGGATATGGTGGGCTTTCCCTGTATCCAACTTGCTAGCAGCAGTCGTAGCGTGGATTTACTACAAGACTGGCGAATGGAAAAAGGGCTAG
- a CDS encoding class I SAM-dependent methyltransferase, with protein sequence MKQELSKEQLLAIERQLHCPTGDEGVEMALNMNVTNEGMIASAIEALGVVDDEVILELGHGNGAHLSMLLSQGQGVRYHGLEISPTMQIEAQRIHQGEQRAEFHLYDGNTIPFDSQTFDKVISVNTLYFWNEPVQLLSNISRVMKPGGLLVLAFAQKEFMKTLPFVKSKFRLYDHQDFRALVHTSDLRLQALVDHTEEVKSKGGERVVRPFSVAIMVKENE encoded by the coding sequence ATGAAACAAGAATTGAGCAAGGAGCAGTTATTGGCAATCGAGCGTCAACTACATTGCCCGACGGGAGATGAAGGTGTAGAAATGGCACTCAATATGAACGTAACAAATGAGGGAATGATCGCTTCTGCAATAGAAGCGCTTGGTGTAGTAGATGATGAAGTAATACTAGAACTTGGGCATGGCAATGGAGCACATTTGTCAATGTTGTTGTCTCAGGGACAAGGCGTCAGATATCACGGGTTGGAAATCTCCCCAACGATGCAAATAGAAGCTCAACGAATACATCAAGGGGAGCAAAGGGCTGAGTTTCACTTGTACGATGGCAATACAATACCTTTTGACTCACAGACTTTCGATAAAGTCATATCTGTGAACACGCTTTATTTTTGGAACGAACCTGTACAATTGCTATCAAATATTAGCAGAGTGATGAAGCCAGGGGGCTTGCTTGTGTTGGCTTTCGCCCAAAAGGAGTTTATGAAGACGCTCCCATTTGTCAAGAGCAAGTTTAGACTCTATGATCATCAAGACTTTCGTGCCTTGGTGCATACATCTGATTTGCGATTGCAAGCACTCGTGGATCACACCGAAGAGGTCAAAAGTAAGGGAGGGGAACGGGTCGTACGGCCGTTTTCTGTGGCGATCATGGTCAAGGAGAATGAGTAA
- a CDS encoding TlpA disulfide reductase family protein, with the protein MTKLHLHLALCLSPLFLLLSPSLQAQSSFQISLKEINGDYMTINDLKGTQLTVVDFWATWCKPCVKSIPKLVELSHQYEGNEVAFVGINVDSPRNTSKVRPFAKSRQIDYPVLLDSDQELFSELLVSVLPTLFILDSEGKVLYTHEGYSTGDEKVFKAKIQEFLHSNE; encoded by the coding sequence ATGACTAAACTACACCTCCATTTGGCACTCTGTCTGAGTCCATTATTCTTGTTGCTCAGCCCGTCTCTTCAAGCCCAATCCAGTTTTCAGATATCGCTCAAAGAAATCAATGGGGACTACATGACAATCAATGACTTGAAAGGCACTCAACTCACCGTAGTGGACTTTTGGGCTACTTGGTGCAAGCCCTGTGTCAAATCTATCCCTAAACTCGTCGAACTCTCTCACCAGTACGAAGGCAATGAAGTGGCTTTCGTTGGCATCAACGTCGACAGTCCTCGAAACACCTCCAAAGTACGACCATTTGCCAAATCTAGGCAGATTGACTACCCAGTACTTCTTGATTCTGATCAAGAACTATTCAGCGAATTGCTCGTATCCGTCCTCCCTACGTTATTCATTCTTGATTCGGAAGGAAAAGTACTCTACACCCATGAAGGGTACTCCACAGGGGATGAGAAGGTATTCAAAGCTAAAATTCAAGAATTCCTGCATAGCAATGAATAG